The Juglans microcarpa x Juglans regia isolate MS1-56 chromosome 8D, Jm3101_v1.0, whole genome shotgun sequence genomic sequence GTTAATATCAAAGTAACAGATTATAGAGGCGGGTGATGGGATAGAAAATGCTAATcagtatatattttgatatgtaaatgaaatattttttttttatatgtaagaaaaatttattaatcctCATGAttaggcaaaacccaagtacacaagtagtatacaagagaataTTCCTAATTACAGCCTACTAGCAAAGAAAGAAGCATACAAGTCATTTAAGTTAGCCCCCTCTAATACAATGGCCTTAGCCCAaagcccaaagtaacaaagaTTGATAAAAGAATATACAAGAGAATATACCTAATTACAGCCTACTAGCAAAGAAAGAAGCATACAAGTCATTAAAGTTAGCCCCCTCTAATACAATGGCCTTGGCCCAAAGTAACAAAGATTGATAAAAGAAAGTTCTaatacaccccccccccccccaaagtaaatgaaatatcaattaTGGCAGAAACACTAATCAATATATCTTTATCTGTTAATTATATGAGATTTGTGCACCCACCACCATGCATGTCCTGCATGCTAATCTGTTAATCTTGATACTAATAATTTTGATGGTGGGATAAACATTGCAAGTTAATAAAAAACTAAGAGTgctttacttatcaaaaacaaataaTGGCGTTGATtgcaaaatttttgttttaggggTCTCATTGCAATTAACTCCGTGCTTTAGGTTGGATTGTTGtaattaacaatatattttatgttgtattgtatattttctatcttaatgaaaatgtttatgtttagaAAAGAGGGAAATAGGGGGGAAGTGGGGGGAATCGCATGTACACAAGTTAGAAAGCTGTTACCCTATCGTTCTTGGGAAGTGTGACTCCATGCTGCGACATTTTGAATGAATGTTTAAGAACGGAAACAACAAAATGCTCATTGCCGCACTATATACaagtacatgcatgcatgcatacgtaTTCGTGTAGTTAAGAAGATGTACATGCTTTATCATGAATGCGTgtgtttactttttttgttctacattatttGTTTGCATTGTAGAATAAATTGGTTTCTATTGCCTTAGTCcgtcacaaataaaaaaactgagcTTGCATTGTCTTTTATTGTGTATGACTCAAATAATTGGTAGAACATattgatgtgtgtgtgtgtgtgtgtgtgtatatatattgattggtGCTGTTCCTGCAGTTCATTGGAAATTTCCAGGAAACATGTGGCATGAAGACTGGGTGGGGTGCTGGTGAGTGTGCTTTATCTTTGTATATTGTTTGTGCATCTTATTGTTAATGAGATAATATTATGAAACCCTTCTAAGTGATATAGAATGGAGCCTTTTCAGTTTCCTACCCATGCAGTTTCTTTTGTCAAATCAAAGAGATTTGTTCATGCAACGTTACTCAAGTAGGGTCTTTGGCCccgtttggtttcacagatagtctcaacccatctcatctcaacttccaaacaccattcaaacacaaacacttttcaatttcaaattttcaaattttcaacttaatcattacctaatcattacaactttaccaaacttgcaaacaaaacacaaaaaacaatacaactttttcaaatcccaaaataaaaattatattaaaaaattatattctaaaaatattttaactttataatattttattcagctttttatctctcatttctcaaaactccataaaacatcttaactcaaaccatttcattactattcacaaactatctcactactattcacagatttctcatctcatctcatatgtgtaaaCGAGGCCTTACTTTTCTGGTCTGTCGGGGATCGCACATGCTTGTCTGCAAGCATGGTGCATGTATTTCTGACTGGACTGACTCGGGGAAGGGTCAATCTCCTCCGGAGCATGCTGCACAGCCACTCATTGGTCCCGAATCACATCTGTGAAGCCCACTTTTCAATCCAGGGTTTGTTTAGTGTATGTTTGTATGCGTGTGAACCATCATCCATATGCCTGCTTTTCTGTCCGTGTGCGAATGTCTCTAACTATCTGATCAATATAACCAATATAACCAAGTTCACTCGTGTGCCTGtctccacctttttttttcgGGGACAAGTATTTAGTCCACTTTCACCATCCTACTTGTTCTAGTTTCAGACAACTTTGTGCATGACCTGGTATTCTACTAACTTTTGTGTACATTTGCATTCTGGAGTGGGAGGTGTTAAAGATGAGAACTACTCTACAGATTCATTAGAACAATAGTAACACATACAGACTACAGAGATTTTTCAAAGCATGAAGaccttatatatatttcaagctGTTGGGACCGTTGCCCCAGTCATTGTTTGCTTGTGTTGAGGCCAGTTGGTTCTtaagttttagaatttttatgaTCCCAAGTACTCAAGAAGAATGGTGtgaaataattgattttttccaGTTGAATCCTTGTATTTATGATCACTGGACCTCTAAGTTTGTTTCAAGTTTGGCCCACTTCTGATAAATATGAAAGCAGCTAGAGGATACCTTTGCAGGATGAAATTGTCCCAAAATTCAAAAGGCTGAGAATTAATGTTGTCATCCATTTTTCAATATTGATTTGTCATTAATGCTCTTTCCTAACATCTATTACACGCACCTCATTTCCTTGAATATACTATTGGGGGAAAGAAACTAAATTGTATTTTGCATATGCATTCAATAGCAACTGAAGCATCAGCCACTATTTGCTaccccacaccccacaccttatgaaaaacacccccacactctatgaaaaacacccctacaccctatgaaaaagctgtaggtgtggagtgtgagagtgaataatgGCTGACGAGTAGAATTCCTCTACTTTCAAATATCACTACATACAGTCAGGAAAAGGGGAGAAAATGTTTCACCGTGTACAGACAATTGTTACTTGTAGGCTTCTGATAGTAGACATATTATACTTGGAAGAATAACTGAACCAGTCCTGTTTACCTCTTTTTGCAGTCATTATAGCAGAAGCCATTGCTCTGATTGCTGCTAGCACAGTCCATCGAGTTTGCATCACAACATGGTATGTAATAATTTTGGGACTAGATTTTACTACTTGTTCTTAGAAAAATCTATAATGTAGAAGTTAGTTATTatagaaaagaataaaatgggAGCCCTTGCAAAGAGTGAAAGTCTCTATTTAAATTGACTTGGAAAATTGTTGGCTGTTGATTATGTCCTAGTCCTCATTTTATGTGCAATCGTATCCTTGAGTATGAATAGATTCACGTCATTGTAAATGCAACAAAGCAATGTCTCTGTATTAGTAATTGAACAAAAGGGGTTACAACTTACAACATGCTACATTCTAGAAAAATAAGGCCAAGCAGATGAACTGGCGTGGGATACTCAATCAATTGAGTTTAGAGCATCTGTTGAAAATTTGAGACTAGGAGATATACATAtgttaatgaaatatttaatgtttACATTGCTTGGTGCAGTTTCCTGTTCTCAGCTGGATTGTTGTATGAGATCAACAAGCTTTCTGTGATTACGCTCTCCAAAAGTgactcaaaaacaaaaaggctCTGAGTGGGGAACCAAGGTTATGACGATCTTGTCTTTCATTTTTGCCGTTCCTCTTTGGTTTCAAGTATCATATGGACATTGTACCCAAAAGGGAAGGAGAGTATATCTTAGAGATGTATAAGATTTTTATCAGCTATGACCATTTTTGCTCGGAGGCGATTACCGACTCCGGGAGAAAACTATATCCActcttatttgttttaaaattatggaTCATCGACAGGTTGATAAAGaagtcatttttttataagctccTTGATAACTCAATAATTAACCTTCATAGCCGCATACTTATGCGAACATGATAAGTATAATAAGGCTTGATATGGGTGAACAATGAACATGGCCCTACGCGAGCTAGCGATTGGTGGCACGCAATAAAGCGGGTGCCTGACATGGTGCATGAGTGAGatgtttgaaaaaagaaagattacTATTGTAAACCTGAAATGAAGAGGAGTAAGCAAATAAATCAAAGTTGACCACAAATCAGAATTTAGTGCAAGGTTGTGGTTTGGAAGAGAATTGTGTTACCGTTGAGTGAATTTGCGTTGCCTTTCCAAAGGAGGTGGGGATGGTTTATCTCTGTTTTATACAAGAATGATACTCTCAGTTGAGAGTTTTTAAAAGTTAAGACCATATCCGTCgtaaagaaatttgtgtgcaGGAAAGCATATAACAGATGTGTAGTTTGGCTTATATCTTGAGTCACAACTGtaccttattttcttcatagaatgaaatgatgtctattttctataaaaaaaaaaaaaaatcaggaatGCAACAATTTTAACGGAGCTTGGTCAAGattaaatatgtaaatgaaCCAGAGATTTGTAAATCGAGTGATTGTCTCAAGAATCAAGAGTACTCGAAGCTTTTCGCAATAAATCTGTGTATTTATTCACAATTCGTGCTTACCATTGGATTGATATATTAACGTAGGGGTGGCAATAAGTGACACGATCTGTGAATCTAATATAAGCACGACATGAATTTGATAGGTTTaggtttgatataaatgaattCGGGTTGACCCGTTAGGATACTATTAATAAACGGATCAACTTGTTTAGTCTGAAATCAACTTGTAATAACTTGtttaagttttatttcaaaattaaaattttattattattgagttaTACTATTGATATCTCTTAATATACTTATGTTTTATTGTTAGGATTATAATTTTGGacctatgttgttattattgtgcttgtaatattagttttgttatagattaaaatatgaaatattaatattttttgtgagtaggtagtcttattttatttttttaagatattgtggttactaataaatatagattttaacttttatgcgAAACTATATTAATCAGGTCAAAAGAGTTATTCGGattagttcaacccatttacatgaaatgagttaaaataagtcGTGCCATGTTGAccaatttctaattaaatattaaacaaGTAAAAATGGGTGACATAACACGATCCGTCATTAAAATTGATCGTGTTAGAGTTTGAAGTTCTGACCTGTTTAACTTAATGGGTCGTGTTTGAATTGACCCATATAATCGAATATTtataacttaacatgacatgaacacAAATTATCACCCCTATATCAACAAGTGAAAATAGTCCTATAAATTCATTCATAAATTACAGTATTCCCTCCTGAATGAAAGTTCCCTCGTTCATATGAAGAGATGCCTAATGTCAATTTgaaatatagaaagaaaatatgaaagaaaaatgatttgtatagttTTGGTGTGTGTAAGCCTGCTGcgcatattttaaaaaagttgataaatttaagacttactttaaaaaatttcttttttaaagacgtggccaacttttttttaataagaatatatagAACTTAGAcaattgtatctaacattaatagtataaaaaataaattccattTATTTGATTACATATGAAAAGACACTTGAAAAAGTACAGATCTTCGTAGTTCACACAAAGACATTCGAAGTTTGTGCGAGTTACCTGTCACATTGCTTGCTAACAAAGGACAAACCCAAAGGTAGTCCAACAGTTTTGAAAtccattttattccttcctatCTCTTTATTATTCAGAAGCTGTTCTTATAGTCGCTTCAGATGTCTAACTTACTGCTCCTGTCCAATTGATTACATGCCCTGCAGTGTCATTGCCGTGCCATCAAACAAAGATCTGTTAGAGGAAGCATCCATTGTTAGGATGATTTCATTACTCAAAACCAACTTCAAATTTCACTGAAAAGTATAAAAACACAGCAGTCCAGTTAAAAGTATTAGAGGAAGCATCTATTGCTTGAGCTGAGCTTTGATCTCTCACTTGTTGATGTACTGTTACTGCAGAGAAGATCTAAATGACTGGTGACCAAGTAGCAATGGCCTGTCTGGTAATCTAGGAATATCAATGTCACCCTCCAACATTTTAAGCGCCTCAGATATAGTAGGCCTAAAAGCAACCATAAGATGAGCACAAAGCATTCCAACAAGAACAAAGCTCTCCATGACACCTTTCGGCCCTTCTTCCCTTATGGACTCATCATAAATTTCATTCACATTTCCTGATTTTGCAAGCATCCAAGCCCAGTCAGTGATCAATGGCACTGTGGAATTTGATGTTTCCAGCACTTTCCTTCCACTCATGATTTCAAGAACAACAAttccaaaactataaacatcaCTCTTCTCTGTTAGTTGCCCGTAGAGAGCATACTCAGGTGCTAAGTAACCAAGAGTGCCAGCAACTCTGGTGGTGAGATGAGATTGGCCTTCACTGCTTTGCTTGGCCAACCCGAAATCGGCCACTCTAGCTTTCATTTCTGAGTCTAGAAGTATGTTGGTGGCTTTTATGTCTCGGTGATAAATGGCAGGTTTGATTCCATAATGCAAGTATTTAAGCCCCTTGGCCACATCAAGAATTATATTCTTGCGCTGAGGCCATGTTAATTTCTTCCTACCATGTTCATGAGCTCCAGAAATGCACAATTGATCGCTGAGATTACCATTTAACATGAAATCATAAACCAAAAACCTCTGATTCCCTTTCAGAGTGTCGCTTGTAACGCAACAACCACGAAGAGATAGAAGATTTCTGTGCTTTATTTTGCCAATGATCTCAACCTCATTGCAGAACTCTTCTTCCCTTTTCGAGTCCAAATCAAGAATTTGCTTCACTGCAACCCAAGTGCCATCTGCAAGAGTTCCTCTGTACACAATCCCAGATGAGCCTTGACCAATAAAATTCATCTGAGAAAATCCATTGGTGGCTTGTTCAAGCTCCGATACATGAAACCATTTTGCACCTGTGTTGGGTAACACGCTCGCTTTGAAACTACTCACATAGTCTTCATGCGCACCATTTTGCCTTTCTTTCTTGTCCCATCTCTTATACAGCATGATCACTATAAAGGCAATCAATAGACCAATAATCGCACCCAAGCATCCAAAAATCAACATCGTTGAAGTTTTTCTGCTCCAATGGGTTGATGACTTGTCCGCTGAGCTAGACAATGGCACTGCTAGAATGCAAGAAGCAGTCCCTGCATCCTTTGGACCGAACTCGTTAACAATCCCTGCAGCGTATAAGATTGCAAAGTAAAAGCAAATTGTGCCATTCGGGTCTAGACGTTTCAACATGGAAGTCACCTTCATGCCAGCATCCAAGCAGGCGCCACACCGAGTTAGCGCGTTCATGTCTCCCCGGCAATTTTCGTCCAATGCAGTCATTGGACCGAGCTTTTTAGTCCAATCTTGGGTTGTCATGATTCCAGCACAAAGGGAAGGATTAGCAACGAACTGGGTTGAATTTTTAAAACAGATAGGGACCCAAGAGGGCTGGACTGACAAGGCGGCGAGCTTGGTTTGGAGATTGGAAAGgcaagaagatgaagaagctgCATCAGGGAGTCGGAACATGGATGTGTCTTTGAGGTGCTGGGCAATTCCCATGCCAAGAAGGCTGCGAAGGGTCTGGCAACAGTGTTTCCCATTAGGCTGTTGGCACTGTGAAGTGTTCCATGGGAAGGTTTCGACATAGCTGAGATCTATGGGACATGAGGAAGTGGCTGAACCGTTTGAAAAACCGATGCAgaagaggaaaatgataaacGGAAAGGAACTAGGAAATGAAAAGGACTCACCCATATCCTCAAACTTTGTGTTAATGCAAAACAAAGTGCTAGGACAACTTGAAATCCTTGAGTTAGAGAATGGGCTTTTGAGCAATAAACTATCAACGTTGACTTGTGTAGACTTGGGATATTCCTTACAAAAGCACAATTTCGGGCAATATCTAGTAATGTTTTCTGTTGAGAACAAGATGgagattttttcaaaagattgaGCAGACTTATCGTCAACCCACCATTATTGCTTCCCCCTCTGCGTCTTTCCATGAAAGGGAGGGAATTAGATAGTCACGACTCACCGCCAGAATTCATTTCCTTGACAGggaggaaaaaaatggaaaagccGATATTCACATGCAAGGCAATTTGTTTAATGGAAATGGTGTAAATTgagacgaaaataatttttgtgagatagataaattttttcttgttctttccaataaaaaaaaattattttattgttggtatGCGATTTAGTGCGCTAAACTGCTTGTACCTAGCAATGCTCAGAAAAAATACGGTATCTTGGCATAGTTTAGTAGACTTATGGCTTGTTTagaaatatttctcattttcaaattttcatctcatcttatcgcATCTCATTCTTAgacataacataaatataaaattttcaaattaatcattacaacttttctaaactttcaaacaagaaattaaaaacaattcaactttttctaatctctaaataaaaataatattataaaataatattttaattttataatattttttatttaacttttccttctcatttcttaaaatctaaaatatactaaactcaaactatcttactactattcaaaaattatcatttcatctcactccTCAAACGAGccatttgtttggaaataatctcattccaaaattttcaatttcatttcatttcatctcatcacattcccaaatataatttaaatacaaaattttcaaattaatcattacaactttttcaaactaattattacaacttttctaaactttcaaacaaaaaataaaaaataattcaaaattttcaaatttccaagcaaaaataatattataaaactatattttaacaatattttaattttataatattttttatttaacttattactatttacaaactatcttactactattaaaaaaattatcatttcatctcactccTCAAATGAGCCCTTAATCtcattccaaaattttcaatttcatctcatcttctttccaaatataatttaaaaataaaattttcaaactaatcattacaatttttcaaaactttcaaacaaaaaataaaaaataattcaactttttcaaatctacaaacaaaaataatattataaaactatattttaataatattttaattttataatattttttattcaacttttttttaattatttttaaaatctaaaaatactctattcaaactatttctttattatttataaattatcttattattatttataaaattccgTATCATTTCATCCCACTCACAAAACGAGCCCACTTGTCGGTCCCCTGGTAATAAATTTCCTATGGCTATGGTTGCCTCCCTCTCGATCAGGGTCCCTGACTTTTTTGTCCCAAGCTCACTCCATCTTTTTGACGCGGTGTTACctagtttatttaaaaaaataaaaaaatataaatgtaaaataaataaaagagatgcTACTCTGTGGCTCACTATCGCTATATTTATCGCTAgttcaatagtttttttttaattttttaatttatatttttttattattttaaaatatttttaaaaaatataaaaaaatatgaatacattaataatcatttttttaactattaaataaataaaaaaattaaaatatatgaagcgTCAAAAtaggaaatattttattattaagagTATTTATATATCCGAGATTAGTCAGGATTTTTATCCCAAACACCTAATAataccaaaaaaacaaaaaaaaatggtatattAGTTGAAATTTCTAACCATACTAAAAGCAACACAAAACACTACTAATTCCACCTTACTTCATGTCACAATTTAAGTCTCCAAACTTGATAAGGAATTAGATAAGACTGAATCACTTAAGATCTCGTTTAGATGCAGAAACGGTTTTATCTcttctcatctaattattataattttttcaaatttttactcataatataataaataattcaattttttcaaatttcaaaacaataataatattaaaaaatagtattctaataataatttattcaattttcaattaaagtcatctcatctcactatctaaacatggCCTTAATCTCACTCTCCCCCTTTGTTATTAGCTTGGATTTAGTTTCAACTGTGTGAGGGATTTTGTGGCTGAAAAAGGCTAGTGCTTTCTAAAGGTGCATCACACTGTTGTTCATCCTCACTTAGGTTCATCCATTTTTGAGAGATCACTTTCTTCTATTTTAGGGGGTCTGACTAGACAAGTTATTCAACCTATTATGTGCAATTAGCTCTTCTGATTTTGCTAGTGATAGAGATCTCTTTAAAGTAATGTGATGCCaagagaaggaaataaaatctaagtaaacaataaaacttttaAGTTACTCTACTTTGTGCCTGTTTGggtttggaagtttaaaaaatatttataatggattaaaaattcttttaaagaaaaaatatggtatggataataaatttataaaaaatgctttaagtacctaaaaaaaacttgaaattccatttttttaaaaagtaccAAAATggcttttatttaaaagtttcaCAGATaactgtactttttttttttaaaactaccGTAACTAACTTTGAAATTGTTTTAGATGCATCTTTATCAAatactaaataatttttttaattatagaactttaaagtaaagttataaaaagatgaattataaataataataaaatagtttgagttaactattttttatattttaaaaaaaaagagaaaaagttgaataaaaaatattataagttaaaatattgttagaatattatttttattttggaatttgaaaaaattgaattgttttttattttttgtttgaaattgttgggttgtaaatgaaccagtctgtttGATAGCCCGCTCGGTACTCACCcgattaaactcgaatcgaactcgactcgtgaaaaaaaaatctctcccGTGAAAGTAGATATTCATTAAGGCCTACTCATTTATGCTCAAGTCGACTTGTTAGCTCAACTCGATTaaaattcattcatatattgataaatatatacatacaaatatatgtatacatgtactaactaataatataagcataacacttttataattaaatatataatatgtaacctaattatttatgtctatatattgaatatatttcatagctatattttataatttgtataataattaatcgataagattaataatttcatatactaacatgtaggaaccatatatgaaatggataaatgctatcatattatgtgtatgtattaatactttctataagtatataatatattgttattatggataaatatcaactagctagatattaattatttataaatttttaaaatcttataattcaatagagattCTACTTATTAGttgtataattttaatattatatttttttttattttttttatctatctaatttattaattattaaattttattcaaaaaataaaaaaaaataaacaattcgagccgAGCTGAACTCGTTTGAGCtcattttttaccatttttggaGGAGATCGAACTCAAGCTCGAATTGAGAATTTAACTTATCGAGTCAATCGAacaaagaatacataaaaatcTCGAGTTAGgctattttgagtcgagccgagctcgacaAGCCATAGACCGGCACGACTCAATTTGATTACAATcctatttgaaagtttagaaaaattaaaatgattattttgaaaaagttataataattaatttgaaagtatttatatttgaattgagTGCGATTATACATCAGCCGCACTCTCCGCACAcctcacatgatatatatatatatttatatattatttgtgaACTCAGCACATGGTATGCTGCGGCTATAGGCTaatgtaaataattatacatttgaattatatttgagaaCGAGATGAAATGGATGATTTCAAACATCCGCCGCAAAGAAACAGAGACATTGCTGTGAGATTTAGATCCGAGAGAAGTTTCTCCTACAAATCAACATTCCCTATCTTTCTTCATCACCCAATTTTCGGCAGTCATTACTCGCCACCTGAAGCCCCGAAATTCTCTCCCTGTCATTCATCTGTAActtcgtaaaaaaaaaattaatgattctCTTTCAGATTATCCGCGCAAAGATTACTCGCACCCataattcagttttttcatcTCAGACGCAAGATCCTATGGCTTTTACACAACCCATTTGTCAAAGTTTGGTTGAAGCACGTGGGTCCGTTGTCATTTAGTCTTAAATTACGATCTAATTCTCGATAACTCGATTCACAATGACCAAAAACATGAACGAGTTTGGCGTCTTGACAGCGTTTCTGCTTGAAACCTCAAGGGAAAGCTGCTCCAATGGCAGCTTCAAAACTACCCACCAGCTCCAGTACTGTCCAAAGCCAAAGTTTCAGTTTTGATTCCGGCGTAAATTCCAAACCGCCCTCCTATTCATCGGTATCTTCTCATCATGTAAGTATAATAACCCGGAATCCTGGAGGGTTTGATGATTACagtgatttattatttgaaaggCCCAATAAGACAACGAAGCAATCAGATAATTTATTCGACTTCGATTCCTTATTTTCCATTAGTTAGAATCGAAAGTCTTCTTCGTCGCCTAGTTATGATGATGACGATATATTTGGTGGAATGCCCGGGCTGAGGAGCTCGGTTTCTGATCACAATGACGATATGTTTGTCTTTCGCCTCGCCGCCGAAACAGAGTTCTCCAGTTAACGACCTGTTGGCCGTTGGGTATTTGGGTGGAGTAGAGGCAAGATCGAATAATTCGAGCAGGAATGGATCGGTTAAATGAGATTGAGTTCGATGATTTCATTCCCGGTTTTGGTCCTCATAATGGGTACGTGAAAAGTCTTATCGAGTATTTGAATGGCCAACTTTAATTTTAGAGTGATATTACGGACAGTTCTAAGAATCGcacagtcgttttgaaaaaaaataaaatttatttttttatttttgtattgtatttatttattttttttaaaataattacgcgatACTTATACAAGCACgactataactattatttttttttattttaatggcaGAGTGTGAATGCTTTTAATGTCAACGCTGCATGATTTTTGTTCTCAGTAGCAGTTTCGACACTTTAACTTTGGAGATGACCatgacgacgacgacgatgaTGATCGTAGTAGCTTTATCTAAAACCTCGtgaagagattttgattattgGATAAGTTGTTGAATTTGCTACGTATGTTGGGGAAATGTGGCTGTCAATAATTCCAGACGTATCGAAGAGAATAAAGTGCATCGCTATATTGTTTGGCAATGGGGTTGGGTTTCAAATTCTCTCCCTCTGGGGCCTAATTCACCTTACCGAGGCCCACGAACATGTAACCAAAAGCCCAATAAATAAGAGGTAAAGGGACACATCAAACAACCACATAGAGAGCCTACCAAACTCCATTCCTATCAACAGCGGAGAAAAGGCATAACCGCATGATTAATCATCACGATCTTCCTAAAAAGGATAGCCATCCGAGATACTCGCCCAAGATGGTAGCTCCTTTCAAGATTATTATCTATCTAAAGCCTGATATTCAACACTCCTTAAATCATCGGAGATGATCATATAGCTATACGATTTTCATTGATTAAATAATCGTCTATATAAATGATAAGAACAAATGATTCAAGGTAACATCCAATGACCATACAAATTCTACCTTCTTTCAATTCTAAGCACTAACTTAAGCGTCGGATGTGTCATTGACACACCAAACCTCCACGCCTCTTTTGATATAGGTTGATTGAGACCATTGACGGTGGTGCGAAGCACGTCCTCAACAGTAAATGTCACATCTCGCAATTGACACCATCACTTATAATATGTTTTCTTAACCTCTGgattaaagtatttttgtcTAAATG encodes the following:
- the LOC121243196 gene encoding protein KRTCAP2 homolog is translated as MAGPGSSMLYSILLFTVILSLQEVYRGKLASSELFTILGGFTSSLLFLVLLTFIGNFQETCGMKTGWGAVIIAEAIALIAASTVHRVCITTCFLFSAGLLYEINKLSVITLSKSDSKTKRL
- the LOC121243671 gene encoding probable receptor-like protein kinase At1g11050, whose amino-acid sequence is MGESFSFPSSFPFIIFLFCIGFSNGSATSSCPIDLSYVETFPWNTSQCQQPNGKHCCQTLRSLLGMGIAQHLKDTSMFRLPDAASSSSCLSNLQTKLAALSVQPSWVPICFKNSTQFVANPSLCAGIMTTQDWTKKLGPMTALDENCRGDMNALTRCGACLDAGMKVTSMLKRLDPNGTICFYFAILYAAGIVNEFGPKDAGTASCILAVPLSSSADKSSTHWSRKTSTMLIFGCLGAIIGLLIAFIVIMLYKRWDKKERQNGAHEDYVSSFKASVLPNTGAKWFHVSELEQATNGFSQMNFIGQGSSGIVYRGTLADGTWVAVKQILDLDSKREEEFCNEVEIIGKIKHRNLLSLRGCCVTSDTLKGNQRFLVYDFMLNGNLSDQLCISGAHEHGRKKLTWPQRKNIILDVAKGLKYLHYGIKPAIYHRDIKATNILLDSEMKARVADFGLAKQSSEGQSHLTTRVAGTLGYLAPEYALYGQLTEKSDVYSFGIVVLEIMSGRKVLETSNSTVPLITDWAWMLAKSGNVNEIYDESIREEGPKGVMESFVLVGMLCAHLMVAFRPTISEALKMLEGDIDIPRLPDRPLLLGHQSFRSSLQ